A genomic region of Caulobacter vibrioides contains the following coding sequences:
- a CDS encoding ATP-binding protein: MFCRATLASDGSEALGTFRHIIAKSEFLGAMSQDRNHNASSHAPLQARIAGVALATTVLALVAACLCFMLQQWSVARQEARANHEVLVQMAAAGAAAPLADHNMVGVYRALEAVAKAPGVAGVRIVDQKGRVVAQLGEANPSDVDTLRQPIKLSSQTVGTVVLIAEHPRIAQTLARDLALTGALFFGAAGMAILLANSLARRLAQPMERLSEAMHETAVGGRFKPVEETADDDVFRSLTESFNHLVARLECNDQDLRGAMAELVKARDDANTANVLKSHFLANMSHEIRTPLNGVLAMADVMAMDKLSDIQRERLSVIRESGAVLLGVLNDVLDLSKIEAGRLEVQDRPFDIAQLAQSIRETFSPQARAKGLAFEVAVAPEAQGLWRGDADRLRQILGNLISNALKFTLDGAVAVRFASAEDGTGLRIDVADTGIGISAEILPRLFDKFVQADSSTTRRFGGSGLGLAICRELATMMSGSIKVQSREGRGSTFTVLVALPREETLTDVHYIDDGDPITPQSPAEPPRLRVLAADDNPTNQKVVAAVLAPLNAEVTLVDDGAACVEAWRNGDFDVVLMDIHMPIMDGVEAARSIRATEHAEMRRRTPIIAVTANALAHQVEEYLSVGMDGHVAKPIEVSKLYDAIEGVVASTRISHAA; the protein is encoded by the coding sequence TTGTTTTGCCGCGCAACTCTCGCTTCGGATGGAAGTGAAGCGTTAGGAACATTCAGGCACATTATCGCCAAGAGTGAGTTCCTGGGTGCGATGAGCCAAGACCGCAACCATAACGCGTCAAGCCACGCGCCACTTCAGGCGCGGATCGCCGGTGTGGCCCTGGCCACCACCGTGCTGGCGCTCGTGGCCGCGTGTCTGTGCTTCATGCTTCAGCAGTGGAGCGTGGCCCGTCAGGAAGCGCGCGCCAACCACGAAGTGCTCGTGCAAATGGCCGCCGCCGGGGCCGCCGCACCTCTGGCCGATCACAATATGGTCGGCGTCTATCGCGCCCTGGAAGCGGTGGCGAAGGCGCCTGGCGTCGCGGGCGTTAGGATCGTCGACCAAAAGGGGCGCGTCGTCGCCCAACTGGGCGAAGCCAATCCCTCAGACGTAGACACGCTGAGGCAGCCGATAAAACTGTCGTCGCAGACCGTCGGTACGGTTGTGCTGATCGCCGAGCATCCTCGCATCGCCCAGACCCTGGCGCGCGACCTGGCGCTGACCGGCGCGCTGTTCTTCGGTGCGGCGGGCATGGCCATCCTCCTGGCCAACAGCCTGGCCCGACGGCTCGCTCAGCCCATGGAGCGCCTGTCCGAAGCCATGCACGAGACCGCAGTCGGCGGACGCTTCAAGCCCGTAGAGGAAACCGCCGACGACGATGTGTTCCGCAGCCTGACCGAGAGCTTCAACCACCTTGTGGCGCGCTTGGAGTGCAATGATCAGGACCTGCGCGGCGCCATGGCCGAACTGGTCAAGGCGCGCGACGACGCGAACACGGCGAACGTGTTGAAGTCGCACTTCCTGGCGAATATGAGCCACGAGATCCGCACACCCCTGAACGGTGTGCTGGCGATGGCCGACGTCATGGCCATGGACAAGCTGAGCGATATCCAGCGCGAGCGCCTGTCGGTGATCCGCGAGTCTGGCGCGGTGCTTCTGGGCGTCCTGAACGACGTGCTTGATCTGTCCAAGATCGAGGCGGGCCGGCTGGAAGTCCAGGATCGCCCCTTCGACATCGCACAGTTGGCGCAGTCGATCCGCGAGACCTTCTCGCCCCAGGCCCGCGCAAAGGGCTTGGCCTTCGAAGTCGCGGTCGCGCCGGAAGCACAGGGCCTGTGGCGCGGCGACGCCGATCGCCTGCGCCAGATCCTGGGCAATCTGATTTCGAACGCCCTCAAGTTCACCTTGGATGGCGCCGTCGCCGTGCGCTTCGCCTCCGCCGAAGACGGCACCGGTCTTCGGATCGACGTGGCGGACACCGGTATCGGGATCTCGGCCGAAATCCTCCCGCGCCTGTTCGACAAGTTCGTGCAGGCCGACAGCTCGACCACGCGTCGCTTCGGAGGCTCGGGACTGGGCCTGGCCATCTGTCGCGAGTTGGCGACGATGATGAGCGGCTCGATCAAGGTGCAAAGCCGCGAGGGACGAGGCTCGACCTTCACTGTGCTCGTCGCCCTCCCGCGCGAAGAGACCCTGACCGACGTCCACTACATCGACGACGGCGATCCGATTACGCCCCAATCGCCCGCCGAGCCGCCGCGCCTTCGCGTTCTGGCCGCGGACGACAACCCGACCAACCAAAAGGTCGTGGCGGCGGTCCTGGCGCCGCTGAACGCCGAAGTCACGCTGGTCGATGACGGCGCGGCTTGCGTAGAGGCCTGGCGAAACGGTGACTTCGACGTCGTACTGATGGACATCCACATGCCGATCATGGATGGCGTCGAGGCCGCCCGGAGCATCCGCGCAACCGAACACGCCGAAATGCGCCGACGCACGCCGATTATCGCCGTGACGGCGAACGCCCTGGCCCATCAGGTCGAAGAGTACCTGTCGGTCGGCATGGATGGTCATGTCGCCAAGCCGATCGAGGTCAGCAAGCTCTACGACGCCATAGAGGGCGTCGTGGCCAGCACCCGGATCTCCCACGCCGCATAG